In one Arachis duranensis cultivar V14167 chromosome 9, aradu.V14167.gnm2.J7QH, whole genome shotgun sequence genomic region, the following are encoded:
- the LOC107466185 gene encoding actin-depolymerizing factor has translation MAFRMGGGNASSGMGVAEHSVSTFLELQRKKVHRYVIFKIDENKKEVVVEKTGGPAESYDDFTASLPENDCRYAVYDFDFVTAENCQKSKIFFIAWSPSVARIRAKMLYATSKDRFRRELKGVHYEIQATDPTEMDLEILRERAN, from the exons ATGGCTTTCAGGATGGGAGGG GGGAATGCCTCATCCGGCATGGGCGTTGCTGAACATAGTGTAAGCACATTTCTGGAACTGCAGAGGAAGAAAGTGCACCGTTatgtgatttttaaaattgacgaGAATAAGAAAGAGGTTGTGGTTGAAAAGACTGGAGGCCCTGCTGAGAGCTATGACGATTTCACCGCATCCTTGCCTGAGAACGATTGTCGATATGCTGTGTACGACTTCGATTTTGTGACAGCTGAGAACTGTCAAAAGagcaaaatctttttcattgcATG GTCCCCTTCGGTAGCTCGTATTCGTGCTAAAATGCTTTATGCAACATCGAAGGACAGGTTCAGGAGGGAGCTGAAGGGCGTCCATTACGAGATACAAGCAACGGACCCAACAGAGATGGATCTTGAAATCCTTAGAGAGCGCGCGAACTGA
- the LOC107466177 gene encoding cryptochrome-1, with amino-acid sequence MGSNNKTIVWFRRDLRIEDNPALAAAARDGSVLPVYVWCPKEEGQFYPGRVSRWWLKQSLAHLYQSLKSLGAELVLIKTHSTLDALLECVNAVQATKVVFNHLYDPVSLVRDHNIKEKLVESGISVQSYNGDLLYEPWEVYDDRGQYLCLIKIDHVLSGNFLSVLRRKLGKCSIEELGLEDELEKPSNALLGRAWSPGWCNADKALTEFVEQHLIHYSKSRLKLGGDSTSLLSPYLHFGELSVRKVFQLARRKQILWSNEGNIAGEESVTLFLRAIGLREYSRYLCFNFPFTHERALLGHLKFFPWNADPANFKTWRQGRTGFPLVDAGMRELWATGWIHNRIRVIVSSFAVKMLLLPWKWGMKYFWDTLLDADLECDILGWQYISGSLPDGHELERLDDPEIQGAKFDPEGEYVRQWLPELARMPTEWIHHPWDAPLTVLRASGVELGQNYPKPIIDVDLAREKLTEAIFKMWEAEASAKSVGSEARNEVVVDNSSNVKNLDIPNVVLKGKSPCATVSANDQMVPAFQDPKIEPPVGKRPKYMEEARQNEDHSQNHNKETGVSGVDQEMCSTAESSCKKQCTSSTYSFSVPQQCSSSSNLKWPWQDQIDMDQSSSKDGEYTDFSKDERK; translated from the exons ATGGGTAGCAACAACAAAAccattgtttggtttagaaggGACCTTAGAATAGAGGACAACCCTGCATTAGCTGCTGCTGCAAGGGATGGTTCTGTACTTCCTGTATACGTATGGTGTCCTAAAGAGGAAGGGCAATTCTATCCAGGCCGAGTTTCGAGGTGGTGGTTGAAGCAGTCACTCGCTCACTTGTATCAGTCACTGAAATCTCTTGGAGCTGAACTTGTGCTGATCAAGACTCATAGTACTCTTGATGCACTTTTGGAGTGTGTGAATGCTGTCCAAGCAACAAAAGTAGTGTTTAACCATTTGTATG ATCCAGTTTCACTTGTTCGCGATCACAACATCAAAGAAAAACTAGTGGAGTCTGGCATATCGGTGCAAAGCTACAACGGGGATCTGTTGTACGAACCATGGGAAGTATATGATGATCGTGGACAGTACTTGTGTTTGATT AAAATTGATCATGTGCTGTCCGGAAATTTTCTTTCCGTATTACGCC GAAAGCTTGGGAAATGTTCAATTGAAGAACTAGGTCTTGAAGACGAATTAGAAAAGCCTAGCAATGCACTACTCGGTCGAGCATGGTCTCCGGGTTGGTGCAATGCCGACAAGGCCTTGACAGAGTTTGTGGAGCAGCACCTAATTCACTATTCCAAGAGTAGGCTAAAGCTTGGTGGAGACTCCACCTCGCTCTTGTCCCCATATCTCCACTTTGGAGAATTGAGTGTAAGAAAAGTATTTCAGTTAGCACGCAGGAAACAGATATTATGGTCCAATGAAGGAAACATCGCCGGCGAAGAGAGTGTAACTCTTTTCCTCAGGGCAATTGGACTTAGAGAGTACTCACGCTATCTTTGTTTCAATTTCCCATTCACCCATGAGAGAGCACTTCTAGGACACTTGAAGTTTTTCCCTTGGAATGCTGATCCGGCTAACTTTAAGACTTGGAGACAAGGGAGGACTGGATTTCCATTAGTTGATGCCGGAATGAGGGAACTCTGGGCGACAGGATGGATACACAATAGAATAAGAGTAATAGTTTCTAGTTTTGCTGTGAAAATGTTGCTTCTACCGTGGAAATGGGGAATGAAATACTTCTGGGACACACTTCTGGATGCGGACCTTGAATGTGATATCTTGGGCTGGCAGTATATATCAGGAAGCTTACCGGATGGTCATGAGCTTGAGCGGTTGGATGATCCTGAG ATTCAAGGGGCTAAATTTGATCCGGAAGGTGAATATGTGCGGCAATGGCTACCAGAGTTGGCAAGAATGCCAACTGAGTGGATCCATCACCCTTGGGATGCGCCACTAACTGTGCTTAGAGCATCGGGAGTTGAACTGGGTCAAAACTATCCGAAGCCAATAATTGATGTAGATTTGGCCAGAGAAAAACTCACTGAAGCGATATTCAAGATGTGGGAAGCTGAGGCATCCGCAAAATCGGTTGGCTCGGAAGCAAGGAATGAAGTTGTTGTTGATAACTCGAGCAATGTCAAAAATTTGGACATTCCAAATGTTGTCTTGAAGGGTAAGAGTCCATGTGCCACGGTTTCAGCTAATGATCAGATGGTTCCGGCATTTCAGGATCCCAAGATCGAACCACCTGTTGGGAAAAGACCAAAGTACATGGAGGAGGCAAGACAGAATGAAGATCATTCACAAAACCATAACAAAGAGACCGGGGTGTCGGGCGTTGACCAAGAGATGTGCTCAACAGCTGAATCCTCATGCAAGAAGCAGTGTACAAGCAGCACGTATTCGTTTTCCGTTCCACAACAGTGTTCTTCATCTTCTAACTTAAAGTGGCCATGGCAAGATCAGATTGACATGGATCAGAGTTCAAGCAAAGATGGTGAGTATACTGATTTTTCCAAGGATGAAAGGAAATGA